One Rosa chinensis cultivar Old Blush chromosome 5, RchiOBHm-V2, whole genome shotgun sequence genomic region harbors:
- the LOC112166988 gene encoding probable WRKY transcription factor 20 isoform X1, with the protein MDSTAPECPPPPSDELDPGLTDFHPGSDPAFSTSRSSGGGAKYKLMSPAKLPISRSPCLTIPPGLTPTSFLESPVLLSNMKAEPSPTTGSFLNPKMVYGTANSTYSATMVCSDERNSGSFEFKPHSRLNMVTMDYDHQSNEQAVQVQGQGQSQSHASPPLVKSEMAGSSNQSGLPAPVHMVSSGASAPVEGDADDISQRANPNSGVQTSQFDHKGSGPSVSSDDGYNWRKYGQKHVKGSEFPRSYYKCTHPNCEVKKLFERSHEGHITEIIYKGTHDHPKPQPSRRYNTGAMMNVQEERSDKALSLTGRDDKSSSMYGQMSCTNEPNSTPELSPVRGNDGSVEGTGSLSTRILDEVDDDDPFSKRRRMDVGGIDVTPVVKPIREPRVVVQTLSEVDILDDGYRWRKYGQKVVRGNPNPRSYYKCTNAGCPVRKHVERASHDPKAVITTYEGKHNHDVPTARTSSHDTSGPTPVNAPSRIRTEENDTISLDLGVGMSSAAENRSNNHLRLHSELAERQTHPSSNFKAVQTTPAPSYYGVLNSGMNQYGSRENPSESRSIEIPPLNHSSYPYPQNMGRVLTGP; encoded by the exons ATGGACTCGACCGCACCGGAATGCCCCCCGCCTCCCTCCGACGAACTCGATCCGGGCCTCACCGACTTCCATCCCGGCTCCGACCCGGCCTTCTCCACTTCCCGTTCCAGCGGTGGTGGGGCCAAGTACAAGCTCATGTCGCCGGCGAAGCTCCCGATCTCGAGGTCCCCCTGCCTCACTATCCCTCCCGGCCTCACTCCGACGTCGTTTCTCGAGTCCCCGGTGCTCCTCTCCAACATGAAG GCAGAACCTTCTCCAACTACCGGGTCCTTTTTGAATCCTAAAATGGTCTATGGGACTGCGAATTCTACATATTCAGCAACCATGGTTTGCTCTGATGAAAGAAATTCTGGAAGCTTTGAGTTTAAGCCCCATTCTAGATTGAATATG GTTACTATGGATTATGACCACCAGAGCAATGAGCAGGCTGTGCAAGTCCAAGGTCAAGGTCAGTCTCAATCACATGCGTCACCACCTTTGGTTAAGAGTGAGATGGCAGGCTCCTCAAATCAATCAGGATTACCAGCTCCTGTTCATATGGTCTCGTCAGGAGCTAGTGCACCTGTTGAAGGTGATGCGGATGATATAAGTCAGAGGGCAAATCCAAATTCTGGTGTCCAAACATCACAGTTTGATCATAAAGGAAGTGGGCCTTCAGTATCTTCTGATGATGGCTATAACTGGCGAAAATATGGACAAAAGCATGTTAAAGGAAGTGAATTTCCTCGCAGTTATTACAAATGCACACATCCCAACTGTGAAGTGAAGAAACTGTTTGAGCGATCTCATGAGGGACATATAACAGAGATTATCTACAAGGGTACACATGATCACCCTAAGCCTCAACCTAGTCGACGATATAATACCGGTGCTATGATGAATGTCCAGGAAGAAAGATCTGACAAGGCTTTATCTTTGACTGGCCGAGATG ACAAGTCATCCAGTATGTATGGGCAAATGTCTTGTACCAATGAGCCAAATAGTACTCCGGAGCTATCCCCTGTCAGAGGAAATGATGGTAGTGTTGAAGGAACTGGCTCACTATCAACTAGAATACTCGATGAGGTCGATGATGATGACCCATTCTCTAAAAGGAG GAGGATGGATGTTGGTGGAATTGATGTTACACCAGTTGTTAAGCCTATTCGGGAACCACGAGTTGTTGTTCAAACTCTGAGTGAGGTTGATATATTGGATGATGGATACCGCTGGCGCAAATATGGTCAGAAAGTTGTGAGGGGAAATCCTAATCCAAG GAGCTATTACAAGTGCACAAATGCGGGATGCCCTGTTAGGAAGCATGTGGAGAGGGCATCCCATGATCCAAAAGCAGTTATAACTACATATGAGGGAAAACATAATCATGATGTCCCAACCGCAAGGACTAGTAGCCATGACACTTCGGGACCAACACCCGTGAATGCCCCTTCGAGGATTAGAACAGAGGAAAATGACACCATAAGCCTTGATCTTGGTGTTGGAATGAGCTCTGCTGCTGAAAATAGATCCAACAATCACCTGCGATTGCACTCTGAACTAGCAGAAAGACAAACTCACCCTAGTTCCAATTTTAAGGCTGTTCAAACTACCCCTGCTCCGTCATACTATGGTGTTTTAAATAGTGGCATGAATCAGTATGGATCTAGAGAAAATCCAAGTGAATCACGTAGCATCGAGATTCCACCTTTAAACCATTCTTCTTACCCATATCCACAGAACATGGGAAGAGTACTAACGGGGCCATAG
- the LOC112166988 gene encoding probable WRKY transcription factor 20 isoform X2: MVYGTANSTYSATMVCSDERNSGSFEFKPHSRLNMVTMDYDHQSNEQAVQVQGQGQSQSHASPPLVKSEMAGSSNQSGLPAPVHMVSSGASAPVEGDADDISQRANPNSGVQTSQFDHKGSGPSVSSDDGYNWRKYGQKHVKGSEFPRSYYKCTHPNCEVKKLFERSHEGHITEIIYKGTHDHPKPQPSRRYNTGAMMNVQEERSDKALSLTGRDDKSSSMYGQMSCTNEPNSTPELSPVRGNDGSVEGTGSLSTRILDEVDDDDPFSKRRRMDVGGIDVTPVVKPIREPRVVVQTLSEVDILDDGYRWRKYGQKVVRGNPNPRSYYKCTNAGCPVRKHVERASHDPKAVITTYEGKHNHDVPTARTSSHDTSGPTPVNAPSRIRTEENDTISLDLGVGMSSAAENRSNNHLRLHSELAERQTHPSSNFKAVQTTPAPSYYGVLNSGMNQYGSRENPSESRSIEIPPLNHSSYPYPQNMGRVLTGP; the protein is encoded by the exons ATGGTCTATGGGACTGCGAATTCTACATATTCAGCAACCATGGTTTGCTCTGATGAAAGAAATTCTGGAAGCTTTGAGTTTAAGCCCCATTCTAGATTGAATATG GTTACTATGGATTATGACCACCAGAGCAATGAGCAGGCTGTGCAAGTCCAAGGTCAAGGTCAGTCTCAATCACATGCGTCACCACCTTTGGTTAAGAGTGAGATGGCAGGCTCCTCAAATCAATCAGGATTACCAGCTCCTGTTCATATGGTCTCGTCAGGAGCTAGTGCACCTGTTGAAGGTGATGCGGATGATATAAGTCAGAGGGCAAATCCAAATTCTGGTGTCCAAACATCACAGTTTGATCATAAAGGAAGTGGGCCTTCAGTATCTTCTGATGATGGCTATAACTGGCGAAAATATGGACAAAAGCATGTTAAAGGAAGTGAATTTCCTCGCAGTTATTACAAATGCACACATCCCAACTGTGAAGTGAAGAAACTGTTTGAGCGATCTCATGAGGGACATATAACAGAGATTATCTACAAGGGTACACATGATCACCCTAAGCCTCAACCTAGTCGACGATATAATACCGGTGCTATGATGAATGTCCAGGAAGAAAGATCTGACAAGGCTTTATCTTTGACTGGCCGAGATG ACAAGTCATCCAGTATGTATGGGCAAATGTCTTGTACCAATGAGCCAAATAGTACTCCGGAGCTATCCCCTGTCAGAGGAAATGATGGTAGTGTTGAAGGAACTGGCTCACTATCAACTAGAATACTCGATGAGGTCGATGATGATGACCCATTCTCTAAAAGGAG GAGGATGGATGTTGGTGGAATTGATGTTACACCAGTTGTTAAGCCTATTCGGGAACCACGAGTTGTTGTTCAAACTCTGAGTGAGGTTGATATATTGGATGATGGATACCGCTGGCGCAAATATGGTCAGAAAGTTGTGAGGGGAAATCCTAATCCAAG GAGCTATTACAAGTGCACAAATGCGGGATGCCCTGTTAGGAAGCATGTGGAGAGGGCATCCCATGATCCAAAAGCAGTTATAACTACATATGAGGGAAAACATAATCATGATGTCCCAACCGCAAGGACTAGTAGCCATGACACTTCGGGACCAACACCCGTGAATGCCCCTTCGAGGATTAGAACAGAGGAAAATGACACCATAAGCCTTGATCTTGGTGTTGGAATGAGCTCTGCTGCTGAAAATAGATCCAACAATCACCTGCGATTGCACTCTGAACTAGCAGAAAGACAAACTCACCCTAGTTCCAATTTTAAGGCTGTTCAAACTACCCCTGCTCCGTCATACTATGGTGTTTTAAATAGTGGCATGAATCAGTATGGATCTAGAGAAAATCCAAGTGAATCACGTAGCATCGAGATTCCACCTTTAAACCATTCTTCTTACCCATATCCACAGAACATGGGAAGAGTACTAACGGGGCCATAG
- the LOC112166990 gene encoding LOW QUALITY PROTEIN: uncharacterized protein LOC112166990 (The sequence of the model RefSeq protein was modified relative to this genomic sequence to represent the inferred CDS: inserted 2 bases in 1 codon; substituted 1 base at 1 genomic stop codon), with the protein MHAMWVSLNENVKCGTKLADVIGLREKCDRRSKNSRKTSLDGELVLAHGKETPFREPICRSSYTQAQLFELNIRDVSRDIIEMIVRKASMNPSKPSGRIKSVLRVNNSIETLERFEKYREKVKKMAKERYMKYPRSTVDGNELMRFYNTTMTCCNGESRRGPELCNDPTCRVCRLIKSNFDTEYVLENGIQLSTSSENXKHHXAVARAAKAKRAVIVCRTIAGSIINVEDKEYDESDSIGNRNLHSTTTEYLLVQNPSAVLPCFVVVLQTDVV; encoded by the exons ATGCATGCAATGTGGGTATCATTGAATGAGAATGTCAAGTGTGGAACCAAGCTTGCAGATGTTATTGGCTTGCGAGAAAAATGTGACAGAAGAAGTAAGAACTCCAGAAAAACGAGTTTGGATGGTGAACTTGTACTTGCTCATGGCAAAGAGACCCCATTCCGCGAACCGATATGCCGTTCAAGCTACACACAGGCACAGCTCTTTG AGCTTAACATCAGGGACGTATCAAGGGACATCATTGAGATGATTGTTCGAAAAGCATCAATGAATCCTTCAAAGCCATCAGGCAGGATCAAAAGTGTCTTGAGGGTGAATAACTCCATAGAAACACTTGAAAGGTTTGAGAAGTACAGAGAGAAGGTAAAGAAGATGGCCAAAGAGAGATATATGAAGTACCCAAGAAGCACAGTAGATGGAAATGAGCTGATGAGATTCTATAACACAACAATGACCTGTTGCAATGGAGAGTCAAGGAGAGGCCCCGAGCTATGTAATGATCCAACTTGTCGAGTTTGCAGGTTAATTAAGTCGAACTTCGACACAGAATATGTATTGGAGAATGGGATTCAGTTAAGTACAAGTagtgaaaactgaaaacacCA TGCCGTTGCGAGGGCAGCCAAGGCAAAGAGGGCTGTAATAGTTTGCAGGACAATTGCAGGGAGCATTATTAATGTGGAGGACAAGGAATATGACGAGTCTGATTCAATTGGAAACCGAAATTTGCATTCCACCACCACAGAATATCTTTTGGTGCAGAATCCCAGTGCTGTACTTCCCTGTTTTGTAGTAGTACTACAAACTGATGTGGTCTAA
- the LOC112165237 gene encoding FRIGIDA-like protein 1 encodes MATTAETISAAMQLIDPKKENLKKAFDDLQSHSDVLSLFSLTWSDLDSHFISLQNSLSQKIQLLQTLESQSPNPSSSAPIPQTQITQDPSSSNLQTQIPKDSSLDPKAPTQIAKDQNLSTQVAKDSFLEPKAPTQVAKDPNLSTQVAKDPNLSTQVAKESSSSLNPPSRNSVELNNGHDADAVPPRPELVAFCEKMDSIGLRKYMNDTKNNRNTIRSELHGALRHAQDPALMVLNAMEGFYVENKGDKDLEVSSVRRTGVLLLEVLCGISPNVGVEVRERAKKLALEWKGKVSMEGENQFEALGFLHLVAAYGLVSEFNMDELVDHLVVVARYRQATDLCRRLGLGDKLADLIQKLMSNGKHLLAIKFISEFDMTDKFPPVPILKAYVKESKRLAKKVCEEGNNSKKAANEAIAKETGALKSVIKIIEDLKLESEYPPSSLEKRIDQLAKEKANRKRQAGAPAGKPFQLQQQYGNKRPRMTAPVGSTAVSNGAAGLLVESPAPYVSSAAAPYVVSGTAPPVAPYVGSSTGQYGFAGGQMGFPGNPGSSSTHLYSSEQYVPSGYYNRLTAYGGYGVPPQYHPSYYSQ; translated from the exons ATGGCGACGACAGCGGAAACAATCTCAGCCGCTATGCAACTGATCGACCCAAAGAAAGAGAACCTAAAGAAGGCCTTCGACGACCTTCAATCCCACTCCGacgtcctctctctcttctctctcacctGGTCCGACCTCGATTCCCATTTCATCTCCCTCCAAAACTCCCTTTCCCAAAAAATCCAACTCCTCCAAACCCTAGAGTCCCAATCCCCAAACCCTTCTTCCTCTGCCCCAATCCCACAAACCCAGATAACCCAAGACCCGTCTTCGTCGAATTTACAGACCCAGATACCAAAGGACTCATCTTTGGACCCCAAAGCACCAACCCAGATAGCAAAGGATCAGAATTTGTCGACCCAGGTAGCAAAGGACTCATTTTTGGAGCCCAAAGCACCAACCCAGGTAGCAAAGGATCCGAATTTGTCGACCCAGGTAGCAAAGGACCCGAATTTGTCGACTCAGGTAGCGAAagagtcttcttcttcattgaacCCACCGAGCCGGAACAGTGTTGAGCTCAACAATGGTCATGATGCAGATGCAGTGCCTCCTCGGCCTGAGTTGGTGGCGTTTTGCGAGAAAATGGATTCAATTGGGCTGAGGAAGTATATGAATGACACTAAAAATAACCGGAACACGATCCGGTCCGAGCTCCATGGGGCTTTACGGCACGCTCAGGACCCGGCGTTGATGGTTCTCAATGCAATGGAGGGGTTTTACGTGGAGAATAAGGGTGATAAGGACCTGGAAGTGAGTAGTGTGAGGAGAACTGGTGTGCTGTTGTTGGAAGTGTTGTGTGGAATTTCACCAAATGTAGGAGTGGAGGTGAGGGAGAGAGCCAAGAAGTTGGCATTGGAGTGGAAAGGGAAGGTTAGTATGGAGGGAGAGAACCAGTTTGAGGCGTTGGGATTCTTGCATTTGGTGGCAGCTTATGGACTGGTGTCTGAATTCAACATGGATGAGCTTGTGGAtcatttggttgttgttgcaagGTATAGGCAAGCTACTGATTTGTGCCGCAGACTTGGCTTGGGAGATAAGCTTGCAG ATCTGATTCAGAAACTCATGAGCAATGGCAAACATCTTTTGGCTATCAAGTTCATTTCTGAATTTGATATGACTGATAAGTTTCCACCTGTTCCCATCTTAAAAGCATATGTGAAGGAGTCTAAAAGGTTGGCCAAGAAAGTTTGTGAGGAAGGAAATAACTCTAAGAAGGCGGCG AATGAAGCCATAGCCAAAGAAACCGGTGCTCTGAAATCAGTAATTAAAATTATTGAGGACCTCAAGCTCGAATCTGAATATCCACCATCTTCTCTTGAAAAGCGAATTGACCAGTTGGCGAAGGAGAAGGCAAACAGAAAACGGCAAGCAGGAGCTCCTGCTGGGAAGCCTTTTCAACTGCAGCAGCAGTATGGTAACAAGCGTCCTCGAATGACTGCTCCTGTTGGCTCCACAGCAGTCTCAAATGGTGCAGCAGGTTTGTTGGTAGAGTCTCCTGCTCCATATGTGAGCTCTGCAGCTGCACCCTATGTTGTGTCGGGCACTGCTCCTCCAGTTGCCCCTTATGTGGGTTCATCAACTGGGCAGTATGGTTTTGCAGGAGGCCAGATGGGTTTTCCTGGGAACCCAGGCTCCTCTAGTACCCATTTATACTCATCCGAACAGTATGTGCCCTCGGGCTATTACAACAGGCTAACTGCCTATGGTGGATATGGTGTACCCCCTCAATACCATCCATCTTACTATTCTCAGTAG